Proteins encoded in a region of the Zea mays cultivar B73 chromosome 4, Zm-B73-REFERENCE-NAM-5.0, whole genome shotgun sequence genome:
- the LOC100284873 gene encoding DNA-binding protein, with amino-acid sequence MAPSSKDGATEQPTSGGSGDDRENGTGEPKEGAVVTGNRRPRGRPPGSKNKPKPPIFVTRDSPNALRSHVMEVAGGADVAESIAHFARRRQRGVCVLSGAGTVTDVALRQPTAPGAVVALRGRFEILSITGTFLPGPAPPGSTGLTVYLAGGQGQVVGGSVVGTLIAAGPVMVMASTFANATYERLPLDDAEEDPGQAQLPPGPGGGPPLIMGGIADPSAMPMFGGGGGGVPPSLMMPGGAAASGAGLQLGHEGLAWARARPPPY; translated from the coding sequence ATGGCGCCTTCGTCCAAGGACGGCGCCACCGAGCAGCCGACGAGCGGTGGGAGCGGCGACGACCGGGAGAACGGCACCGGTGAGCCCAAGGAAGGTGCGGTGGTCACGGGCAACCGGCGGCCGCGCGGGCGGCCGCCGGGTTCCAAGAACAAGCCCAAGCCACCCATCTTCGTGACACGTGACAGCCCCAACGCGCTGCGCAGCCACGTGATGGAGGTGGCCGGCGGGGCCGACGTCGCCGAGTCCATCGCCCACTTCGCGCGCCGCAGGCAGCGCGGCGTCTGCGTGCTCAGCGGCGCCGGCACCGTCACCGACGTCGCGCTCCGCCAGCCCACCGCGCCGGGCGCCGTGGTCGCCCTCCGCGGCCGCTTCGAGATCCTCTCGATCACCGGCACGTTCCTGCCGGGACCCGCGCCGCCGGGCTCCACGGGGCTGACCGTGTACCTCGCGGGCGGCCAGGGGCAGGTCGTCGGCGGCAGCGTGGTCGGCACGCTCATCGCGGCGGGCCCCGTCATGGTGATGGCGTCCACGTTCGCCAACGCCACCTACGAGAGGCTGCCGCTGGACGACGCCGAGGAGGATCCAGGGCAGGCGCAGCTGCCTCCCGGCCCCGGCGGAGGCCCCCCTCTGATAATGGGCGGGATAGCCGATCCCTCGGCGATGCCAAtgttcggcggcggcggcggcggtgtgcCGCCAAGCCTGATGATGCCAGGAGGCGCCGCCGCCTCCGGTGCGGGCCTGCAGCTCGGGCACGAGGGGCTTGCTTGGGCTCGTGCACGGCCACCGCCATACTAG